One Paenibacillus sp. FSL H7-0737 DNA segment encodes these proteins:
- a CDS encoding SGNH/GDSL hydrolase family protein, giving the protein MEKNNELIAGEQIEGPKAPKDPADRRNGFFVLYETAIEATARPEGKPSQEVYLEGSYLIDKTRFIGGVTDKAILELLGSSAGFRKLVHSIGVSVRRTNAQEDPVTFLLQHWGKTSKYETGSYLRVPCPADGSEVILKLADNPGSEEDDVLGKFAFEFNHAGELAIASVIFYLHDGYSVPELILEPPVAFESNEYQKIITQSLLHAGNNKRLKAAMNKAIKGEEVTIAYIGGSITQGAGAKPIHTECYAYQSYLRFKDLFGTNGGENIHFVKAGVGGTPSELGVIRYERDILRDGSVTPDIVVVEFAVNDEGDETKGNCFESLCLKILSADHQPAVILLFSVFMNDWNLQDRLSPIGRHYNLPMVSVKDAVSEQFRLSKAEGNIISKRQFFYDIYHPSNEGHRVMADCLAYLFTETHKSLMNEDEILLDQRPVIGNDFTGTLLLDRKNYIDAGKIEVGGFWGIDTDLQRVEMDADSHGTPEFPHNWMHSRASGEESFKLTITSKNLILVYKDSGSSEFGKADIFVDGSLAVTADPHVNNWTHCNPVILYQNEASSEHQIEIKMVPEDQDKCFTILGFGYTL; this is encoded by the coding sequence ATGGAAAAGAATAACGAACTCATTGCAGGCGAACAGATTGAAGGTCCGAAAGCTCCAAAGGACCCGGCTGATCGTAGAAACGGCTTTTTTGTGCTGTATGAAACAGCAATTGAAGCAACAGCAAGACCTGAAGGAAAACCTTCACAAGAAGTTTATCTGGAAGGCAGCTATCTGATCGATAAGACCAGATTTATAGGCGGCGTCACAGATAAAGCAATTCTGGAGCTTCTGGGGAGCAGTGCAGGATTTCGCAAATTAGTCCACAGTATTGGAGTATCCGTGAGAAGGACTAACGCGCAGGAAGATCCAGTCACTTTTTTATTGCAGCACTGGGGCAAAACTAGTAAATATGAAACCGGAAGTTATTTACGTGTACCCTGCCCCGCCGATGGTTCAGAGGTTATTTTGAAGTTAGCAGATAATCCGGGTTCTGAAGAAGATGATGTGCTCGGAAAATTTGCTTTTGAATTTAATCACGCAGGCGAACTGGCGATTGCGAGTGTTATTTTTTATTTGCATGACGGTTATTCTGTTCCAGAGCTAATCCTTGAACCACCAGTTGCTTTTGAATCGAATGAGTACCAAAAGATCATTACACAATCCTTGCTGCATGCTGGCAATAATAAAAGATTAAAAGCTGCCATGAATAAGGCTATAAAGGGCGAGGAAGTCACGATCGCTTATATTGGAGGTTCCATTACTCAAGGAGCCGGTGCTAAGCCGATACACACGGAATGTTATGCCTATCAGTCGTATTTAAGATTTAAAGACTTATTCGGCACAAATGGTGGCGAGAACATCCATTTTGTGAAGGCTGGGGTCGGCGGAACACCCTCCGAGCTTGGCGTCATCCGCTATGAAAGAGATATTCTTAGAGACGGTTCCGTAACACCAGATATCGTGGTAGTGGAATTTGCGGTAAACGACGAAGGGGATGAAACGAAAGGCAATTGTTTTGAAAGCTTATGCTTAAAAATACTTTCCGCCGATCATCAGCCAGCCGTAATCCTTCTGTTCAGTGTGTTTATGAATGACTGGAACCTGCAGGATCGGCTCTCCCCCATTGGCCGCCATTATAATCTTCCTATGGTTAGTGTAAAGGATGCCGTATCCGAGCAGTTCCGCCTGAGTAAAGCTGAAGGCAACATCATCTCTAAACGGCAATTTTTCTATGATATCTATCATCCGTCAAATGAGGGGCACCGGGTAATGGCTGATTGTCTCGCTTATTTATTCACCGAAACCCATAAATCACTAATGAATGAAGATGAGATCTTATTGGATCAACGACCGGTTATCGGGAATGATTTTACAGGAACCCTCCTGCTGGATCGAAAAAACTATATTGACGCAGGTAAGATCGAAGTAGGCGGATTTTGGGGGATAGATACCGATTTGCAGCGGGTAGAAATGGATGCTGACTCTCACGGTACTCCGGAATTCCCTCATAATTGGATGCATTCAAGAGCGTCTGGAGAAGAAAGCTTCAAGCTGACAATAACGAGTAAAAATCTCATCCTCGTATACAAGGATTCCGGCAGCAGCGAATTCGGCAAGGCAGATATCTTCGTAGACGGCAGCCTTGCAGTTACTGCTGATCCTCACGTGAACAACTGGACACATTGCAATCCGGTAATTCTATATCAAAACGAAGCTAGCAGTGAGCATCAGATAGAAATCAAAATGGTGCCCGAAGATCAGGATAAGTGTTTTACTATACTAGGCTTCGGTTATACCCTTTAA